Proteins encoded in a region of the Pseudomonas denitrificans (nom. rej.) genome:
- a CDS encoding Ig-like domain-containing protein — MAIETIGLVAVTENAAKKLAVKTGGKIKAHAGTKYLLQVENSDVAPENVTVKRVGKDLLVQFEGSEKPDLTIQDFFAEGMDSQLYGVAEDGQLYAYVRTDGETFGDSQLLLADGDTAPIALGGDSLGNGAAYLASTFDDAAGFVLWPWLLGLAGVGAAAAAIIHHNKDDGGHHHGPETSPAPTNNKATDNVGPTQGELHNGDVTDDKSPVISGDGVPGAIIHVIDNGTEIGSTVVKPDGTWDFKPDLPDGPHEIDVTQEVPGEKPSEPVHVIDIVVDTVAPEAPFVELDPASDSGIQGDNITNDTTPTIDGKTEPGADVAVIFPTGEEIHVKADENGEWSVTPTQPLPEGNNDITVIATDPAGNTSEPTVITVVIDTTAPSADAWLDPASDSGTKGDGITNDTTPTIDGKTEPNSDVTVTFPTGEEIHAKADENGDWSVTPTQPLPEGDNQITIVVTDPAGNQSEPAVLPIVIDTSIDKPDAWLDPASDSGTKGDNITNDTTPTIDGNTEPGADVVVIFPTGEEIHAKADENGDWSVTPTQPLPEGNNDITVIAIDPAGNQSEPTVISVVIDSTAPSAPTIDSIVDNDDPSNLIDIPKDGSTNDTTPVISGGGAEKGDIIHVFDGGKELGSTTAKDDGTWSFEVPADKALAEGEHDFTVKAEDPAGNISEPSQPYPIVIDTTAPTAPVIKDVVDNDDPSNLIDVPKNGSTNDTTPVISGDGAEKGDIIHVFDGGKELGSTTAKDDGTWSFEVPADKALAEGEHDFTVKAEDPAGNISDASQPYPIVIDTTAPTAPVIKDVVDNDDPSNLIDVPKNGSTNDTTPVISGDGAEKGDIIHVFDGGKELGSTTAKDDGTWSFEVPADKALAEGEHDFTVKAEDPAGNISEPSQPYPIVIDTTAPTAPVIKDVVDNDDPSNLIDVPKNGSTNDTTPVISGDGAEKGDIIHVFDGGKELGSTTANDDGTWSFEVPADKALAEGEHDFTVKAEDPAGNISDPSQPYPIVIDTTAPTAPVIKDVVDNDDPSNLIDVPKNGSTNDTTPVITGDGAEKGDIIHVFDGGKELGSTTAKDDGTWSFEVPTDKALAEGEHDFTVKAEDPAGNISDASQPYPIVIDTTAPDDKTTQLTIDTVAGDDVLNAAEADVQQTISGKASGEFQKGDVVSFTLNGTEYSAKVAADGSWSVQVAGSDLAKETNIHATLVAHDAAGNAGEITADHGYTVSIVPGSVTLAIDVVAGDDVVNFAESQVQQTINGKAVGEFTAGDVVSFKLNGTDYSAKVAADGSWSVKVAGADLAAETNIHATLVAHDAAGNISNVAADHGYTVDVVAPVATLAIDVVAGDDVVNAEEAKAQQTISGKASGEFQAGDVVSFKLNGTDYSAKVAADGSWSVKVAGADLAAETSIHATLVAHDAAGNVADVVADHAYTVIDKPPVASLNINIVAGDDIVNLAESKTAQQITGGTTGGRAGDIVKIVVNDVTYSGKIDAAGKWSISVPGAELVADADHRIEASFVATDAAGNSASATATHDYGVDITPRWRH; from the coding sequence ATGGCAATTGAAACTATCGGTCTTGTCGCCGTCACCGAGAACGCAGCGAAGAAGCTTGCGGTCAAGACTGGTGGCAAGATCAAGGCACACGCAGGTACCAAGTACCTGCTGCAAGTGGAAAACAGCGACGTCGCGCCGGAAAACGTGACCGTCAAGCGTGTCGGCAAGGACCTGCTGGTCCAGTTCGAAGGCAGCGAAAAACCCGACCTGACTATCCAGGACTTCTTTGCCGAAGGCATGGACAGCCAGCTCTACGGCGTAGCCGAAGATGGCCAGCTGTACGCCTATGTGCGCACCGACGGCGAGACCTTCGGCGACAGCCAGTTGTTGCTGGCAGACGGCGACACGGCGCCTATCGCCCTGGGTGGCGATTCCCTGGGTAATGGCGCGGCCTATCTGGCCTCCACCTTCGATGACGCCGCCGGCTTCGTCCTCTGGCCCTGGCTGCTTGGCCTGGCTGGCGTGGGCGCTGCCGCCGCCGCGATCATCCATCACAACAAGGACGATGGCGGCCATCACCACGGTCCTGAAACCAGCCCGGCCCCGACCAACAACAAGGCCACCGACAATGTCGGTCCGACCCAGGGCGAGCTGCACAATGGTGACGTGACCGACGACAAGAGCCCGGTCATTTCCGGCGACGGCGTCCCCGGCGCGATCATCCACGTCATCGACAACGGCACCGAAATCGGCAGTACCGTGGTCAAGCCGGACGGCACCTGGGACTTCAAGCCCGATCTGCCCGACGGCCCGCATGAAATCGATGTCACCCAGGAAGTTCCGGGTGAGAAGCCCAGCGAGCCGGTCCATGTGATCGACATCGTCGTCGACACCGTGGCGCCGGAAGCGCCCTTCGTGGAGCTCGACCCTGCTTCCGACAGCGGTATCCAGGGCGACAACATCACCAACGACACCACCCCGACCATCGACGGCAAGACCGAGCCGGGTGCCGACGTGGCCGTCATCTTCCCGACCGGTGAAGAGATCCACGTCAAGGCTGACGAGAACGGCGAGTGGTCGGTGACCCCGACGCAGCCCCTGCCCGAGGGCAATAACGACATCACCGTCATCGCCACCGACCCGGCGGGTAACACCAGCGAGCCGACCGTCATCACTGTCGTCATCGACACCACTGCTCCGTCCGCAGACGCCTGGCTGGACCCGGCCTCCGACAGCGGCACCAAGGGCGACGGCATCACCAACGACACCACGCCGACCATCGACGGCAAGACCGAGCCGAACTCCGACGTGACCGTCACCTTCCCGACGGGCGAAGAGATCCACGCCAAGGCCGACGAGAACGGCGACTGGTCGGTGACCCCGACGCAGCCTCTGCCTGAAGGCGACAATCAGATCACGATCGTCGTCACCGACCCGGCGGGTAACCAGAGCGAACCTGCTGTCCTGCCCATTGTGATCGATACCTCGATCGACAAGCCGGATGCCTGGCTGGACCCGGCTTCCGACAGTGGCACCAAGGGCGACAACATCACCAACGACACCACGCCGACCATCGATGGCAATACCGAGCCGGGTGCCGACGTGGTCGTCATCTTCCCGACCGGTGAAGAGATCCATGCCAAGGCCGACGAGAACGGCGACTGGTCGGTTACTCCGACCCAGCCGCTGCCCGAAGGCAACAACGACATCACCGTCATCGCGATCGATCCTGCCGGCAACCAGAGCGAGCCGACCGTCATCTCCGTTGTGATCGATTCCACGGCTCCGTCGGCTCCGACCATCGACAGCATCGTCGACAACGATGATCCGTCGAACCTGATCGACATCCCGAAAGATGGCTCTACCAATGACACCACCCCGGTGATTTCCGGTGGCGGTGCCGAGAAGGGCGACATCATCCACGTCTTCGACGGCGGCAAGGAGCTGGGCTCCACCACCGCCAAGGATGACGGCACCTGGTCGTTCGAAGTCCCGGCCGACAAGGCCCTGGCCGAAGGCGAGCATGACTTCACCGTCAAGGCTGAAGACCCGGCTGGCAACATCAGCGAACCGTCGCAGCCGTACCCGATCGTCATCGACACCACCGCACCGACCGCACCGGTCATCAAGGACGTGGTGGACAACGATGATCCGTCCAACCTGATCGACGTGCCGAAGAATGGTTCGACCAACGACACCACCCCGGTGATTTCCGGCGACGGTGCCGAGAAGGGCGACATCATCCACGTCTTCGACGGCGGCAAGGAGCTGGGCTCCACCACCGCCAAGGACGACGGCACCTGGTCGTTCGAAGTGCCGGCCGATAAGGCCCTGGCCGAAGGCGAGCATGACTTCACCGTCAAGGCTGAAGACCCGGCTGGCAACATCAGCGATGCGTCGCAGCCGTACCCGATCGTCATCGACACCACTGCGCCGACCGCACCGGTCATCAAGGACGTGGTGGACAACGATGATCCGTCCAACCTGATCGACGTGCCGAAGAATGGTTCGACCAACGACACCACCCCGGTGATTTCCGGCGACGGTGCCGAGAAGGGCGACATCATCCACGTCTTCGACGGCGGCAAGGAGCTGGGCTCCACCACCGCCAAGGACGACGGCACCTGGTCGTTCGAAGTCCCGGCCGACAAGGCCCTGGCCGAAGGCGAGCATGACTTCACCGTCAAGGCTGAAGACCCGGCTGGCAACATCAGCGAACCGTCGCAGCCGTACCCGATCGTCATCGACACCACCGCACCGACCGCACCGGTCATCAAGGACGTGGTGGACAACGATGATCCGTCCAACCTGATCGACGTGCCGAAGAATGGTTCGACCAACGACACCACCCCGGTGATTTCCGGTGACGGTGCCGAGAAGGGCGACATCATCCACGTCTTCGACGGCGGCAAGGAGCTGGGCTCCACCACCGCCAATGACGACGGCACCTGGTCGTTCGAAGTGCCGGCCGACAAGGCCCTGGCCGAAGGCGAGCACGACTTCACCGTCAAGGCTGAAGACCCGGCTGGCAACATCAGCGATCCGTCGCAGCCGTACCCGATCGTCATCGACACCACCGCGCCGACCGCACCGGTCATCAAGGACGTGGTGGACAACGATGATCCGTCCAACCTGATCGACGTGCCGAAGAATGGCTCGACCAACGACACCACCCCGGTGATTACCGGTGACGGTGCCGAGAAGGGCGACATCATCCACGTCTTCGACGGCGGCAAGGAGCTGGGCTCCACCACCGCCAAGGACGACGGCACCTGGTCGTTCGAAGTGCCGACTGACAAGGCCCTGGCCGAAGGCGAGCATGACTTCACCGTCAAGGCTGAAGACCCGGCTGGCAACATCAGCGATGCGTCGCAGCCGTACCCGATCGTCATCGACACCACGGCTCCGGACGACAAGACTACCCAGCTGACCATCGACACCGTGGCCGGCGATGATGTGCTCAATGCTGCCGAGGCAGATGTCCAGCAGACCATCAGCGGCAAGGCCTCCGGCGAGTTCCAGAAGGGCGACGTTGTCAGCTTCACCCTGAACGGCACCGAGTACAGCGCCAAGGTTGCGGCAGACGGCTCCTGGAGTGTGCAGGTAGCCGGATCCGACCTGGCCAAGGAAACCAACATCCACGCCACTCTGGTTGCCCACGATGCCGCGGGCAACGCCGGCGAAATCACTGCTGACCATGGCTACACCGTATCCATCGTACCCGGCAGCGTGACCCTGGCCATCGACGTAGTGGCGGGCGACGACGTCGTCAACTTCGCTGAGTCGCAGGTCCAGCAGACTATCAATGGCAAGGCCGTAGGCGAATTCACGGCTGGTGACGTGGTGAGCTTCAAGCTCAACGGCACCGACTACAGCGCCAAGGTCGCGGCAGACGGCAGCTGGAGCGTGAAGGTGGCCGGTGCGGACCTCGCAGCGGAAACCAACATCCACGCCACCCTGGTGGCCCACGATGCCGCCGGCAACATCAGCAATGTTGCGGCTGACCACGGCTACACCGTTGATGTCGTTGCACCGGTAGCGACCCTGGCCATCGACGTGGTGGCCGGTGATGACGTGGTCAACGCCGAAGAAGCCAAGGCCCAGCAGACCATCAGCGGCAAGGCCTCGGGTGAGTTCCAGGCTGGCGACGTGGTGAGCTTCAAGCTCAACGGCACCGACTACAGCGCCAAAGTGGCTGCAGACGGAAGCTGGAGCGTGAAGGTGGCCGGCGCGGATCTCGCGGCGGAAACCAGCATCCACGCCACCCTGGTGGCGCACGATGCGGCGGGCAACGTGGCCGACGTGGTCGCCGATCACGCGTACACCGTGATCGACAAACCGCCGGTAGCTTCGCTGAACATCAACATCGTGGCCGGCGACGACATCGTCAACCTGGCCGAGTCGAAGACCGCCCAGCAGATCACCGGTGGTACCACCGGCGGCCGTGCCGGCGACATCGTCAAGATCGTGGTCAACGACGTCACCTACAGCGGCAAGATCGACGCTGCCGGCAAGTGGAGCATCAGTGTTCCGGGTGCCGAGCTGGTGGCCGATGCCGATCACCGGATCGAAGCGAGCTTCGTGGCGACCGACGCGGCGGGTAACAGCGCCAGCGCCACCGCGACCCACGACTACGGTGTGGACATCACCCCCCGGTGGCGACACTGA